GGCCGCCCGTGCCGCTCAGGTAGTCGTGGCGCGGCGCCCACACCTCGAGGGCCAGCAGGTCGCCGGCGGCGGGCAGCACGATCCGCGAGAACTCGAAGGGGATCGGCGCGTCCAGCCGCCCGGGCGCGACCTTGACGTGTTCGCCCGCGCCCTCCGGGTTCTCCACCACGTAGGTCTGTTCGCGGCTGAGGTTGCTGAGGGTCCAGAAGGCGCCGTGCGCGGCGATCTCACCGGCCTGGCGGGAGACTCCGTCATGGCTGATGCGGAGGCCGTTGTCGCTCACGGACCGGCCGAACGTGAGGCGTTCGCCGGGCGCGAGTCTGATCTGGCTGCGGTTCCGCTCGTCCTCCGTGGTCGGCGGAGGTACCACGATGATGCTGTACAAGGTGCTCTCCCCGTGCCTGACAGCTACCACTGTCAGACTAGGGCGACGCACCAGGGCCGTGCCCCCCTCGTACGGGTGAGACACGGCCCTTGGATGTGATGGGCGCGAACTGGTCCGCTCGCCGGCATCCGTTCAGTAACGGGGGCGGTTGAACCAGGCCTTGCCGTTGGCGTTGCCCACGAACACCGCGACCAGGATGGCCAGGACGGTGTGCACCAGGCCCACGAGGACGAACGGGTAGATGCCGAGGACGGCGGTGATGATGGCGAAGACCAGGATGGTGACGCGGGCGCCGTTGCCGCCGTTCTTGAACTTCGTCGCCAGGACGGCCGCGAACACCAGCCAGGCCAGGCCGAACACCACGTAGCCCCAGATCAGGCCGGTCGACTGGCCGACAAGGTCCTGGAGGGCGATGTTGTCCTGGAGGGTCTCTTCGTCCTTGGCGGCGTTCAGTGCCGCGGCGCCGAGGCCGAGGAGCACCACGGCGACGACCTGCAGACCGACGATCACCCACATCATCACGCGGGCCGCGCTCACCGAGCCCGGCATCGTGGTCGGCGCGGCGGGGCCGGCTCCGTAGGGGGACACCGGAGGGGCCTGCGGGTAGCCGTAACCGGGCGCCTGCCCCTGCTGCTGCGGGTAGCCGTAGCCCGGCTGCTGCTGCGGCTGTCCCTGGGGAGCGCCGTAGGGGTTGTTCGGGTCGCCGTAGCTCATGGGGGCTTTCCTCCGTTGGTCCGAGTGCGGGGACGCGTGGCATCCGTACGGAGGAGAGTTCTTCAGTTTGCGGCCGTCCCCCCGTTGAGCTGCCCGCGGCACTTGTCAGGTCATCGTTCTTCACCACTGACGGGCTTGTCCAGCCGCATTCCCGATGTGTTGTGCAAGTGCAACATCGCTGATCATGGGCGGATACGGGAGGACGGGTCCCGCGGTGCCCGGATTGCGGCCGGATTGGAACCGAGGGCGGGTCATCCGCGAGGATGGGGCCATGACCGCCCAGATTCTCGATGGCAAGGCCACCGCAGCCGCGATCAAGTCCGATCTGACCGCCCGCGTGGCGGCGCTGAAGGAGAAGGGCGTCACGCCCGGCCTCGGCACCATCCTGGTCGGGGACGACCCCGGCAGCCAGAAGTACGTCGCCGGCAAGCACCGTGACTGCGCGCAGGTCGGCATCGCCTCCATCCAGCGGCAGCTGCCGGCCACGGCGACGCAGCAGGAGATCGAAGCGGTCGTCCGCGAGCTGAACGAGGACCCGGCCTGCACGGGTTACATCGTGCAACTGCCGCTCCCCAAGGGCATCGACGAGAACCGCATCCTGGAACTGATGGACCCCGACAAGGACGCGGACGGCCTGCACCCGATGAACCTCGGCCGTCTCGTCCTGAACGAGCCGGCCCCGCTGCCCTGCACCCCCAACGGCGTGCTGACCCTGCTGCGCCGCTACGGCGTGGAGATCAAGGGCGCGGAGGTCGTGGTGGTCGGCCGGGGTGTGACCATCGGCCGGCCGATGCCGCTGCTGCTGACCCGGCGCAGCGAGAACGCGACCGTGACCCAGTGCCACACCGGTACGCGTGACCTGTCGGCGCACCTCAAGCGCGCGGACATCATCGTCGCCGCGGCCGGTTCCGCCCATCTGATCCGTGCCGAGGACGTCAAGCCGGGCGCGGCCGTCCTCGACGTCGGCGTCTCCCGGAGTGCCGAGGGCAAGATCGTGGGCGACGTCCACCCCGACGTGGCTGAGGTCGCCGGCTGGATCTCCCCGAACCCCGGCGGAGTCGGCCCCATGACCCGCGCTCAGCTGCTCGTCAACGTGGTCGAGGCGGCGGAGCGCAGTGTCGGCTGACCGGAACGCGCGGAGCGCGGGCAGCGCCTCGGGCGCCGGGACCACGGGGAGTGCCCCGGCCGGCCGGGGCGTGCGGGACGGTGCGGGCGCGGAGGGCGACCCGGCGGTTCCGAGCGCGCAGGCGGTGCAAGGCGAGCAGGACGCGACCAGTGAGCAGGACGCGCCCGGTGTGAGTATCGGTGATGAGCCGGCGGTGCGGGTGGAGGACGGCGAGCTCACCGTGCGGGACCCCGTCAGCGCGCCCGACGGCGAGGGGCGGCCGCGGCGGGTCACCCGGCGGTTCCCGTTGTTCACCAAGGACACCGCGCGGCCCGAGGGCGGTGGCCGGGCCGCGCCCGGGGACGCGTTCGCGCCGGCCCGGCAGTGGCCCCTTCTCGCGGTGCTGGCTCTGGTCGGACTCGGGCTGCTGGTGACCGCGTTCGGTCAGTTCCGGCTCGGGACGCTGCTGATCGGTGCCGCCCTGCTGGGCGGGGGTGTGCTGCGGTGGCTGCTGCCGGACGTCGGGATGCTCGCCGTCCGCTCCCGGTTCACGGACATCGTCACGTACGGCGTCATGGGCCTGGCGATCGTCCTGCTGGCGCTGATGGCGCAGCCGGATCCCTGGCTCCAGCTCCCGTTTCTGAAGGACACGCTGCACTTCACGATCACCAGCGAGTGACCGGACGGCGGTCCGTCCTCTCCCCCGAGGAAGGACGGGCCGCCGCCACGGCCCACCTTCCTGCACGGCGAGGAGCCTGTTCAACGGCTGTCAGAGCGCTGTGGCACGGAAGTGACGGTTCCGGTACTGGTTCCGGTACTTCCTCCGGCAGATTCGGCACGAAGTGGTGCAACCACGGGGTTGGCATGGACAATCGGGACGGTCCAGGGTGTATCGCGCGCGGCTTCTGTGCTCCTGTGCGCCCCCGCTCCGGGAACTGAGATCCTGAGTGGGCGCATCCCTGTGGGTAGCCAGAACGGGGACTCGGCCAAGGCCGCCAACGCGCGGGGCGAACAGCGCGGGAAACAACAGCACGTACCGGGGGGAAGAGGGGGGAAGCAATGCCTCGTTGGAGGGCCTTGCCGGATGAGCTCGATCCGCAGATCAGGGAGTTCACCAGCCAGCTGCGCCGGCTCGTGGACCGCAGTGGTCTGAGCATCGCGTCGGTGGCGGACCGTACGGGTTACAGCAAGACGTCGTGGGAGCGTTATCTGAACGGCCGGCTGCTCGCGCCCAAGGGCGCGATCGTGGCGCTGGCCGAGGTGACCGGGACCAACCCGATGCACCTGACCACCATGTGGGAGCTCGCCGAGCGGGCCTGGAGCCGCTCGGAGATGCGGCACGACATGACGATGGAGGCCATCCGGATCTCCCAGGCGCGCGCCGCGCTGGGGGAGTTCGGAGGGCAGGACTTCGGGAGCCCCTCGGCCGGCTCCAAGGGCGACGGCAAGACCGCCTCCGCGGGCGGCGGCCGGCCGCCCCGCAGAAGCGGCAGCGCCACGGTCACGCCGGGCATCGCGGGCCCGGCCGGCGTCGCCCCGACCGTGCCGCCACAGCCGACGGCTCCCGAGGTGCAGGACTCGACGGGCAGCGGTGTACGCGAGGACGGCGGCGGCCGGAGCGGTGCGACCGGAGTCAACTCGTGGGGCATGGCCGGGTACCAGGGTCCGTCCCAGGGCCGCGGGAGTGCCGTCGGCACGGGAACCGGCTCCACGCCCGGTTCGGCTCCCGGAACCGCCCGGACACCGGGCGCCGGGGCGGGCTCGTACGGCGCACCGCCGCAGGACGCCGTCCCGGCGGGCGCGGGTGGTGCCGGCGGTTCTGGCGGCAAGCGGCGGGCCGTGACGTTCCTCGCGGGTGTCGTGGGCGTGCTCGTGGTGATCGCCGGTGCGTTCTACCTCACCGGTGGCGGTGGCGACGACGAGGCCAAGGGCGGCACGAAGTCGCCCGCGCCGACCGCCGGCACGAACCCGGATCTGCCGCCCGGCGTGAAGTGCAGCGGCGACAGCTGCACCGGCAAGGACGCGGAGAGCATGGGATGCAGTGGTGACCTGGTGACCACGGCCCAGACCGCGACCGTCGGCACGACCGTCGTCGAGGTCCGCTACAGCGAGACCTGCAAGGCGGCCTGGGGCCGTATCACCCAGGCGGCACAGGGCGACGAGGTCCAGGTCAGCTCGGGCAAGGCGAAGCAGACCGGCAGCATCACCGCCGCCGGCGACACCATCGCGTACACCCCGATGGTGTCGGTGAAGAACGCCGCCGACGCCAAGGCCTGCACCACCCTGGCGTCCGGTCGGCAGGGCTGCACGGAGTAGGGGGACCGCCGGGCACCTGACGGCTCGGCTTCCCGAGGGCGCCTCGCCTCCGGCCGGGGCTGGGACCGGGCGGGTGCCTGGCGCGCCGTGGGTCGCTTCGCACATGGGGAATGCATCGCTCCCGGCCGCAGCGCCCGCGCGCGGGCTGTCCCGGGAGGCGGATGCTCCCGGCAGCGGAAACCGGTCGTGGAGTGAATTTTGGAGAGGGAGGATTGCTCGGCGGAATCGGGGGCACGCGAACCGTACCCCCACGGGAGTCCGGCTTGGTCGGTTCCCCCCGGCGGCCGCCTTCGTCCACCTCTCCCGGACGGGCGGCCGCCTTTTTGTACGGGTCAGGGTGAGTTGTGGGCTGGGCCACACCGACCCGGCCGTACGAGATCCCGGATGCGCGATAGCCTGACCGCTGGATGGATCTCTTGACGCCAAGAGATCGATCAAACGTCCGGGGCAGGGACGCCCCACCGCCAGCTGTCATACGGAGAACGCCATGACCCGCACTCCCGTGAACGTCACCGTCACCGGCGCGGCCGGCCAGATCGGTTACGCCCTGCTCTTCCGCATCGCCTCCGGTCAGCTGCTCGGCGCGGACGTGCCGGTGAAGCTGCGCCTGCTGGAGATCACGCCCGCCCTGAAGGCGGCCGAGGGCACGGCGATGGAGCTGGACGACTGCGCGTTCCCGCTCCTGCAGGGCATCGACATCACGGACGACCCGAACGTCGCCTTCGACGGCACGAACGTGGGCCTGCTCGTCGGCGCCCGCCCCCGCACCAAGGGTATGGAGCGCGGCGACCTGCTGGAGGCCAACGGCGGCATCTTCAAGCCGCAGGGCAAGGCCATCAACGACCACGCCGCGGACGACGTCAAGATCCTCGTCGTCGGCAACCCGGCCAACACCAACGCCCTCATCGCCCAGGCCGCCGCGCCCGACGTACCCGCCGAGCGGTTCACCGCGATGACCCGTCTGGACCACAACCGCGCCCTGACCCAGCTCGCGAAGAAGACCGGCTCGACGGTCGCCGACATCAAGCGGCTCACCATCTGGGGCAACCACTCCGCCACCCAGTACCCGGACATCTTCCACGCCACGGTCGCCGGAAAGAACGCCGCCGAGGCCGTCAACGACGAGAAGTGGCTGGCCGAGGACTTCATCCCGACCGTCGCCAAGCGCGGCGCCGCCATCATCGAGGCCCGTGGCGCCTCGTCGGCCGCCTCCGCCGCCAACGCCGCCATCGACCACGTCTACTCCTGGGTCAACGGCACCCCCGAGGGCGACTGGGTCTCCATGGGCATCCCCTCGGACGGCTCCTACGGCGTCCCGGAGGGTCTGATCTCCTCCTTCCCGGTCACCTGCAAGGACGGCAAGTACGAGATCGTCCAGGGCCTGGAGATCAACGAGTTCTCCCGCGCCCGGATCGATGCCTCCGTCAAGGAGCTCGAGGAGGAGCGCGAGGCGGTCCGCGGCCTCGGCCTCATCTGAGTCGCCCGACTCGTCCGACCGGAGCCTCTCCGCGTTCCGCGCAGGCCCCGTACCGGTTCCGTCCGGTACGGGGCCTGCGGGCTTTCCGGACCCGGCCCTCGTGGCCTTGCTGACGCCACCACCTCTGATCGCGCCCGATTTCGCTGTGATTGTCCGCATCTCCCGTGACACAGCGCACTTTCGGCCACCGATCGCGCATGCATCCGAGTGACCAGGGCAGGCGCACTCGGTCTTTAGTGACACATCTGTGACACAGGGGCGCTGATCAGGAACGGAAGGCGAAAGCGATCATGGCGGAAAGCAACGAACTCCAGGCGCGCAGCACCATCCACGCGGGAGGGGAATGGCGTGCGGCCGTCTCCGGTGCCACGCGCGAGATCCTCGACCCCGCGGACGCCCTGCCGTTCGCCGTGGTCGCGGAGGGTGACGAGAAGGACACCGATCTGGCGATCGCCGCCGCCCGGCGCGCCTTCGACGAGGGGGAGTGGCCGCGCACACCCGCCGCCGAGCGGGCCGCGCTGCTGCGCCGCGTCGCCGACCTGCTCGTGCGCGACCGCGAGCAGCTCGGGCTGCTGGAGAGCCGTGACGCCGGCAAGACCGTCGAGGAAGGGCGCGTCGACATCGACGACGTCGCCAGCGCCTTCCGGTACTTCGCCGACCTGGTCGCGGCCGAGAGCCCGGGCCGGGTCGTGGACGCCGGCTCCCCCGACATCCACAGCGTCGTCGTGCACGAGCCCATCGGCGTCTGCTCGATGATCACGCCCTGGAACTACCCGCTGCTCCAGGTCAGCTGGAAGATCGCCCCGGCCCTGGCCGCCGGCAACACCTTCGTCGTCAAGCCGAGCGAGATCACCCCGATGACCACCATCGC
This region of Streptomyces caelestis genomic DNA includes:
- a CDS encoding FHA domain-containing protein produces the protein MYSIIVVPPPTTEDERNRSQIRLAPGERLTFGRSVSDNGLRISHDGVSRQAGEIAAHGAFWTLSNLSREQTYVVENPEGAGEHVKVAPGRLDAPIPFEFSRIVLPAAGDLLALEVWAPRHDYLSGTGGLDGATTAPAFSLDRSKRYFAVLAALCEPRLRGTPHAPLPTVDQVAERLRPTWPAASRTSVQWNIDYLAVKLRLKPGPESADTGPRLNGKKESLVSLALRFDLVREDDLGVLAGPPGRVTR
- a CDS encoding bifunctional methylenetetrahydrofolate dehydrogenase/methenyltetrahydrofolate cyclohydrolase encodes the protein MTAQILDGKATAAAIKSDLTARVAALKEKGVTPGLGTILVGDDPGSQKYVAGKHRDCAQVGIASIQRQLPATATQQEIEAVVRELNEDPACTGYIVQLPLPKGIDENRILELMDPDKDADGLHPMNLGRLVLNEPAPLPCTPNGVLTLLRRYGVEIKGAEVVVVGRGVTIGRPMPLLLTRRSENATVTQCHTGTRDLSAHLKRADIIVAAAGSAHLIRAEDVKPGAAVLDVGVSRSAEGKIVGDVHPDVAEVAGWISPNPGGVGPMTRAQLLVNVVEAAERSVG
- a CDS encoding DUF3017 domain-containing protein, which codes for MSADRNARSAGSASGAGTTGSAPAGRGVRDGAGAEGDPAVPSAQAVQGEQDATSEQDAPGVSIGDEPAVRVEDGELTVRDPVSAPDGEGRPRRVTRRFPLFTKDTARPEGGGRAAPGDAFAPARQWPLLAVLALVGLGLLVTAFGQFRLGTLLIGAALLGGGVLRWLLPDVGMLAVRSRFTDIVTYGVMGLAIVLLALMAQPDPWLQLPFLKDTLHFTITSE
- a CDS encoding helix-turn-helix domain-containing protein, translating into MPDELDPQIREFTSQLRRLVDRSGLSIASVADRTGYSKTSWERYLNGRLLAPKGAIVALAEVTGTNPMHLTTMWELAERAWSRSEMRHDMTMEAIRISQARAALGEFGGQDFGSPSAGSKGDGKTASAGGGRPPRRSGSATVTPGIAGPAGVAPTVPPQPTAPEVQDSTGSGVREDGGGRSGATGVNSWGMAGYQGPSQGRGSAVGTGTGSTPGSAPGTARTPGAGAGSYGAPPQDAVPAGAGGAGGSGGKRRAVTFLAGVVGVLVVIAGAFYLTGGGGDDEAKGGTKSPAPTAGTNPDLPPGVKCSGDSCTGKDAESMGCSGDLVTTAQTATVGTTVVEVRYSETCKAAWGRITQAAQGDEVQVSSGKAKQTGSITAAGDTIAYTPMVSVKNAADAKACTTLASGRQGCTE
- a CDS encoding malate dehydrogenase, with translation MTRTPVNVTVTGAAGQIGYALLFRIASGQLLGADVPVKLRLLEITPALKAAEGTAMELDDCAFPLLQGIDITDDPNVAFDGTNVGLLVGARPRTKGMERGDLLEANGGIFKPQGKAINDHAADDVKILVVGNPANTNALIAQAAAPDVPAERFTAMTRLDHNRALTQLAKKTGSTVADIKRLTIWGNHSATQYPDIFHATVAGKNAAEAVNDEKWLAEDFIPTVAKRGAAIIEARGASSAASAANAAIDHVYSWVNGTPEGDWVSMGIPSDGSYGVPEGLISSFPVTCKDGKYEIVQGLEINEFSRARIDASVKELEEEREAVRGLGLI